In Polaribacter sp. Hel_I_88, the following proteins share a genomic window:
- a CDS encoding glyceraldehyde-3-phosphate dehydrogenase, protein MSSTLDYEKEVNLQTETRKATVEFINIVNDLWYDKSIELVMFRNPLIDKRASEVLNLIEYSREFVNKPITIQDALSIAKAIQQVDLPSSKLDIGKLAYECYLHPKGCEDKVAFIQKKLKNATEAKNITPKDVVLYGFGRIGRLLARELMSKMGKGSQLRLRAIVTRGEITQTVLDKRASLLSVDSVHRDFLGTVQTDLENNALIINGTTVFMISANNPEEIDYTEYGINDALIIDNTGAFRDDVALARHLKAKGASKVLITAPAKGVPNIVHGVNHKQNDPDKIDIFSAASCTTNAITPVLKVLEDNFGIKKGHLETIHAYTNDQNLVDNMHSKYRRGRAAALNMVITETGAGSAVAKAIPVLAGKLTSNAIRVPVPNGSLAILNLQLRRPVTKDVINAILKQHALEGDLVEQIKYSLDNELVSSDIIGSTAPSIFDSKATITDGENVVLYIWYDNEYGYSHQVMRLAKHIAKVRRFTYY, encoded by the coding sequence ATGTCATCAACTTTAGATTACGAAAAAGAAGTTAACCTACAAACAGAAACTAGAAAAGCAACCGTAGAATTTATTAATATTGTAAATGATTTATGGTATGATAAATCTATTGAGCTGGTTATGTTTAGAAATCCGCTTATCGATAAAAGAGCCAGTGAGGTTTTAAATTTAATTGAGTATTCAAGAGAATTTGTAAACAAACCAATTACCATTCAAGATGCTTTGAGTATTGCAAAAGCAATTCAACAAGTAGATTTGCCTTCATCAAAATTAGATATTGGTAAACTAGCTTACGAATGTTATTTGCATCCAAAAGGCTGTGAAGACAAAGTTGCTTTTATCCAAAAGAAATTAAAAAACGCAACTGAAGCAAAAAATATTACACCTAAAGATGTTGTTTTATATGGTTTTGGTAGAATTGGACGTTTGTTAGCAAGAGAATTAATGTCTAAAATGGGCAAAGGTTCTCAATTAAGATTAAGAGCCATTGTAACTCGTGGCGAAATTACACAAACAGTTTTAGACAAAAGAGCCTCTTTATTAAGTGTAGATTCTGTGCACAGAGATTTTTTAGGAACTGTACAAACAGACCTTGAAAATAATGCTTTAATTATAAACGGAACAACCGTTTTTATGATTTCTGCCAACAATCCAGAAGAGATTGATTATACAGAATATGGCATTAATGATGCTTTAATTATTGATAATACTGGTGCTTTTAGAGATGATGTTGCTTTGGCAAGACACTTAAAAGCAAAAGGCGCAAGTAAAGTTTTAATAACGGCACCAGCAAAAGGAGTTCCTAATATTGTACATGGTGTAAATCACAAACAAAACGATCCTGATAAAATTGATATTTTTTCAGCAGCTTCTTGTACAACCAATGCAATTACGCCAGTTTTAAAAGTTTTGGAAGATAATTTTGGGATTAAAAAAGGACATTTAGAAACCATTCACGCCTATACAAACGATCAAAATTTGGTGGATAATATGCACAGCAAGTACAGAAGAGGTAGAGCTGCAGCATTAAATATGGTAATTACAGAAACTGGAGCAGGAAGTGCAGTTGCAAAAGCAATTCCAGTTTTGGCAGGTAAATTAACATCCAACGCAATTCGAGTTCCTGTGCCAAATGGTTCTTTAGCAATTTTAAATTTACAATTAAGAAGACCTGTTACTAAAGATGTTATCAACGCAATTTTAAAACAACATGCTTTAGAAGGCGATTTGGTAGAGCAAATTAAATATTCTTTAGATAATGAGTTGGTTTCATCTGATATTATTGGCTCAACAGCGCCTTCAATTTTTGATAGCAAAGCAACCATTACAGATGGCGAAAATGTTGTTTTATATATCTGGTATGATAATGAATATGGATATTCTCATCAAGTAATGCGTTTGGCAAAACACATTGCAAAAGTTCGTAGATTTACGTATTATTAG
- a CDS encoding trypsin-like peptidase domain-containing protein has product MKKFFSLLGMAILGGAITLGGYKMFIDENVVVQTMQQDSSSIIKTNYNPAFNANSSAINAASIDFTLAAENTVHSVVHVKNTAIRTQSNPWAELFYGNGNGIRKFEQVGTGSGVIISADGYIVTNNHVIDNANNIEITLNNNKKYEAEIIGADKNNDIALLKINADEDLPYTPFANSDNIKIGEWVLAVGNPYNLTSTVTAGIVSAKGRDLEGNGNIESFIQTDAAVNPGNSGGALVNTRGELVGINTAISSKTGSFIGYSFAVPSNIAKKIVDDLLEFGVVQEAILGISIDPQFKEDGVKVGEVFYEEGANNSQLKSGDIIKEVNNVKISKFSELKGQLTSKRPGDNLDVVIERDGELISKTIVLNKKSTFISKSLGLSLKDLTDKELKKHNLKGGAKIIDNINRTLAYYGVEKGFIITEVNKKPVKNAADAIAAIENTNINAGIPLYLEVINLKGETERYAIR; this is encoded by the coding sequence ATGAAAAAATTTTTTAGTTTATTAGGAATGGCGATTCTTGGAGGAGCAATTACTCTAGGAGGCTACAAAATGTTTATCGATGAAAATGTTGTTGTGCAAACAATGCAACAAGATTCATCATCAATCATAAAAACAAATTACAACCCTGCATTTAATGCAAATTCAAGTGCTATAAATGCAGCTTCAATAGATTTTACTTTGGCTGCAGAAAATACGGTTCATTCTGTAGTTCACGTAAAAAATACTGCAATTAGAACACAATCAAATCCATGGGCAGAATTGTTTTATGGAAATGGAAATGGTATTAGAAAATTTGAGCAAGTTGGTACAGGAAGTGGTGTTATTATTTCAGCTGATGGCTATATTGTAACCAATAATCATGTAATTGACAATGCCAATAATATCGAAATTACATTAAATAATAATAAGAAATACGAAGCAGAAATTATAGGAGCTGATAAAAACAATGATATTGCTTTGCTAAAAATTAATGCAGATGAAGATTTGCCTTACACACCTTTTGCAAATTCGGACAATATTAAAATTGGCGAATGGGTTTTAGCTGTGGGGAATCCTTATAACTTAACAAGTACAGTAACTGCAGGAATTGTAAGTGCAAAAGGAAGAGATTTAGAAGGAAATGGAAATATTGAATCTTTTATACAAACGGATGCAGCTGTAAACCCAGGAAATAGTGGAGGAGCTTTGGTAAATACAAGAGGAGAATTGGTGGGAATTAACACAGCAATTTCATCTAAAACTGGTTCTTTTATTGGGTATTCTTTTGCAGTACCATCTAACATTGCAAAAAAAATAGTAGATGATTTACTTGAGTTTGGAGTTGTGCAAGAAGCTATTTTAGGAATTTCTATTGATCCGCAATTTAAAGAAGATGGTGTAAAAGTTGGTGAAGTTTTTTATGAAGAAGGCGCAAATAATTCTCAATTAAAATCTGGTGATATTATTAAAGAAGTAAATAATGTGAAAATCTCTAAATTTTCTGAATTAAAAGGACAATTAACTTCAAAAAGACCAGGAGATAATTTAGATGTTGTGATTGAAAGAGATGGAGAGTTAATCTCAAAAACAATTGTTTTAAACAAAAAAAGTACCTTTATATCTAAAAGTTTAGGGCTTTCTTTAAAAGATTTAACCGATAAAGAATTAAAAAAACACAATTTAAAAGGTGGTGCAAAAATTATTGATAATATTAATAGAACACTTGCTTATTATGGAGTTGAAAAAGGATTTATAATTACAGAAGTTAATAAAAAACCTGTCAAGAATGCTGCTGATGCAATTGCTGCTATAGAAAACACAAATATCAACGCAGGAATTCCTTTATATCTTGAAGTAATCAATTTAAAAGGCGAAACTGAAAGATATGCAATAAGATAA
- the dapF gene encoding diaminopimelate epimerase — protein MNLSFYKYQGTGNDFVMIDNRTKIFPKKEINKILQISDRHFGIGADGIILIETDEKFDFKMIYFNADGSQTFCGNGARCAVAFAKHLNIIQDKTTFLAVDGEHFAEIKDDIISLQMINVDDIKVNENSVFMHTGTQHHVELVEDLNDYPVFENGKKIRNSYVFPGSNVNFVQQLNDTTFRVRTYEKGVEDETLACGTGVTAVAIAMHKTNKTKSNTISLPVEGGNLAVSFDEKNGIYTNVFLKGPAKFVFKGEIEI, from the coding sequence ATGAATTTATCGTTTTATAAATATCAAGGAACAGGAAATGATTTCGTTATGATTGATAACAGAACAAAAATCTTTCCAAAAAAAGAAATTAACAAAATTTTACAAATTTCTGACAGACATTTTGGCATTGGTGCAGATGGCATTATTTTAATCGAAACTGATGAAAAGTTCGATTTTAAGATGATTTATTTTAATGCTGATGGAAGCCAAACCTTTTGTGGAAATGGGGCAAGATGTGCAGTTGCTTTCGCAAAACATTTAAATATCATTCAAGATAAAACAACTTTTTTAGCGGTTGATGGTGAGCATTTTGCAGAAATAAAAGATGACATTATTTCTCTTCAAATGATTAATGTTGATGACATAAAAGTGAATGAAAATTCCGTTTTTATGCACACAGGTACTCAACATCATGTAGAATTGGTTGAGGATTTAAATGATTATCCTGTTTTTGAGAACGGAAAAAAAATAAGAAATTCCTACGTTTTTCCTGGAAGCAATGTAAATTTTGTACAACAATTAAATGACACTACTTTTAGAGTAAGAACTTACGAAAAAGGAGTTGAAGATGAAACATTAGCTTGTGGAACTGGTGTTACAGCTGTTGCAATTGCCATGCACAAAACCAACAAAACAAAAAGCAATACTATTTCTTTACCTGTAGAAGGTGGAAATTTAGCAGTTTCTTTTGATGAAAAAAACGGTATTTATACAAACGTATTTTTAAAGGGCCCAGCAAAATTTGTTTTTAAAGGCGAAATTGAGATATAG
- a CDS encoding GNAT family N-acetyltransferase — protein sequence MKTLKGKNLNLRAIEPEDLNFLHTIENNEIFWEVSHTQAPFSRYVLKQYLENAHLDIYETKQLRLIIEDVFDKKQVGMIDLFDFNPQHQRAGVGILIHPYFQNRGFAAEALSLLINYAFSYLNLHQLYANITPDNIKSISLFEKHNFTKIGIKKDWLLSKGKYKDEILFQLIKV from the coding sequence ATGAAAACACTTAAAGGTAAAAACCTAAATTTAAGAGCCATTGAACCAGAAGACCTCAATTTTTTACATACTATAGAAAATAATGAAATCTTTTGGGAAGTAAGCCATACACAAGCTCCTTTTTCTAGATATGTTTTAAAACAATATTTAGAAAATGCCCATTTAGATATTTATGAAACAAAACAGCTACGCCTAATTATCGAAGATGTTTTCGATAAAAAACAAGTGGGCATGATTGATTTATTCGATTTTAATCCACAACATCAGAGAGCTGGAGTTGGTATTTTAATTCATCCTTATTTTCAAAATAGAGGTTTTGCTGCAGAAGCATTATCACTTTTAATTAACTACGCATTCTCTTATTTAAATTTACACCAATTATACGCAAACATAACTCCAGATAATATTAAAAGTATTTCCTTATTCGAAAAACATAATTTTACCAAAATTGGTATCAAAAAAGACTGGCTTTTATCCAAAGGAAAATATAAAGATGAAATTTTATTTCAGTTGATAAAAGTGTAG